The following proteins come from a genomic window of Rutidosis leptorrhynchoides isolate AG116_Rl617_1_P2 chromosome 10, CSIRO_AGI_Rlap_v1, whole genome shotgun sequence:
- the LOC139870658 gene encoding uncharacterized protein — MGDIMKGHIFGICQAGIYIIEFQKRDLPHVHMLIWLTRPYKCQTPSDIDDIISAEIPSQTNDPEGYKVVTEYMLHGPCGGRHMDSPCIVDKKCLKHFPKPYYAETTIDEDGYLNYRRRNNGVKVTKGKGTLDNSFVVPYNRFLLLKYNAHINVEWCNRSRAIKYLFKYLNKGPDRATIVIQENLTISTSSEPEKIIEVDEIKNYLDCRYLSPCEAVWRMFSFDIHYSKPSVIKLSYHLPNQQSVTLHDSESLPALLQRESIKETMFTQWFELNKRDANARKLTYAKLPQRYVWDQKAKTWTARKQWGYIGRIVYSHPASGERYYLRMLLNIVKGPQSFKEIRTVDGSLRNTFKDACFAYGLLSDDQEWTEAMSEARLWASGAQLRDLFVTMLLFCNVSSPLKLGELNWEALSEDILHKKKKTLQVARVDSHRDPKKKLLPG, encoded by the exons ATGGGTGATATAATGAAAGGCCACATTTTCGGAATTTGCCAAGCAG GTATATATATCATTGAATTTCAAAAACGGGATTTACCTCATGTTCATATGTTAATATGGCTGACGCGGCCATACAAATGCCAGACCCCATCTGACATTGATGATATCATATCGGCTGAAATCCCCTCACAAACAAATGATCCCGAAGGCTACAAGGTAGTGACTGAATATATGTTGCATGGGCCTTGCGGTGGAAGACATATGGACTCCCCCTGCATCGTTGATAAAAAGTGTTTAAAACATTTTCCCAAGCCATACTATGCAGAAACAACAATAGACGAAGATGGCTACCTAAACTATAGGCGAAGAAACAATGGAGTCAAAGTCACAAAAGGTAAAGGTACCCTTGATAACAGTTTTGTAGTGCCTTACAATCGCTTTCTGCTGCTCAAGTACAATGCACACATCAATGTCGAGTGGTGTAATAGATCTCGGGCAATTAAGTACTTATTTAAGTACTTAAACAAAGGGCCAGATAGAGCAACTATTGTGATACAAGAAAACCTGACCATCAGTACCTCCTCAGAACCAGAAAAAATCATTGAAGTTGACGAAATCAAGAATTATTTAGATTGTCGTTATCTATCTCCATGTGAGGCTGTTTGGCGCATGTTCTCCTTTGATATCCACTATTCAAAACCATCTGTAATAAAATTGTCATATCATCTACCAAATCAACAAAGCGTCACACTACATGATTCAGAAAGCCTTCCTGCCCTACTACAGAGAGAAAGCATCAAAGAAACAATGTTCACCCAGTGGTTTGAACTTAACAAACGAGATGCAAATGCGAGGAAACTCACATATGCAAAACTCCCTCAACGCTACGTCTGGGATCAAAAAGCCAAAACCTGGACTGCTCGAAAACAATGGGGATATATTGGACGTATTGTGTATTCACATCCTGCCTCTGGAGAGCGCTACTATCTAAGGATGCTGTTAAATATAGTAAAAGGGCCCCAATCTTTTAAAGAAATCCGTACCGTTGATGGTAGCTTACGAAACACATTTAAAGATGCTTGCTTTGCATATGGTCTGCTTAGTGACGATCAGGAATGGACAGAAGCTATGTCTGAGGCCAGATTGTGGGCGTCAGGTGCACAACTTCGGGATTTGTTCGTCACCATGTTGCTTTTTTGTAATGTCAGCAGCCCATTAAAATTAGGGGAACTCAACTGGGAAGCTTTGTCAGAAGATATTTTACATAAAAAAAAGAAAACACTTCAAGTTGCCAGAGTTGATTCTCACCGAGACCCAAAGAAAAAACTATTGCCTGGTTGA